A genomic segment from Pangasianodon hypophthalmus isolate fPanHyp1 chromosome 25, fPanHyp1.pri, whole genome shotgun sequence encodes:
- the dnaja3b gene encoding dnaJ heat shock protein family (Hsp40) member A3b isoform X1, giving the protein MAASTVCRSVRCVSKALPRLNTSWTIVNSCRYENVSAPTLTWCRFYISGLDTSRRREENSVTLRGCAGFKSLCIFSLRTFHSSSVCHEQQDLYSVLGIPRTATQKEIKKAYYQLAKKYHPDTNPDDPQAKEKFAKLAEAYEVLSDEVKRKQYDTYGSAGPSASGAGQQYWRSGTTVDPEELFRKIFGEFAGAQGFGNFSSIFEQPLEYVMELTFTQAAKGVNKEITVNIEDDCPRCHGKGYEPGTKVTHCHYCNGTGMESVNTGPFMMRSTCRRCGGRGSIIITPCVMCRGTGNTKQKKSLMVPVPAGVEDGQTVRMSLGSKQIYITFRVQRSPVFRRNGPDIHSDVMISVAQAILGGTARAQGLYGTVDIAIPPGIQTDQKICLGGKGIARVNGYGYGDHYVHMKIKVPKKLTRRQRDLILSYAEEETDVEGSVNGVTRSAPAGSQHTAKESREEPKSDEEQPEKEEGGFFNRLKKMFS; this is encoded by the exons atggccGCCTCCACAGTGTGTCGTTCTGTGCGCTGCGTGTCTAAAGCTTTACCTCGGCTCAACACGTCTTGGACAATCGTCAACTCCTGTAGATATGAAAATGTCTCCGCTCCGACTTTAACGTGGTGTCGTTTTTATATTTCTGGACTGGATACGAGTCgaaggagagaagaaaacagTGTGACATTGAGGGGGTGTGCAG ggttTAAGAGCCTCTGTATTTTCAGCTTACGCACCTTCCACAGCAGCTCGGTGTGCCATGAGCAGCAGGATCTCTACAGCGTGTTGGGAATCCCACGCACCGCCACACAGAAGGAGATCAAGAAAGCGTACTATCAG TTGGCGAAGAAATACCATCCCGATACAAACCCAGATGACCCGCAGGCCAAAGAGAAGTTCGCCAAGCTAGCAGAAGCATACGAG gttcTGAGTGACGAAGTGAAAAGAAAGCAGTACGATACGTACGGTTCGGCGGGGCCGAGCGCAAGTGGGGCGGGGCAGCAGTACTGGAGGAGCGGAACCACCGTGGACCCAGAGGAGCTTTTCAGGAAGATCTTCGGGGAATTCGCCGGAGCGCAAGGCTTCGGAAATTTCAGCTCCATTTTCGAACAGCCGCTCGAG tacgTCATGGAGCTGACGTTCACCCAGGCAGCCAAAGGAGTGAACAAGGAGATCACAGTGAACATAGAGGACGACTGTCCACGTTGCCATGGCAAAGGTTACGAGCCAGGCACCAAAGTCACACACTGCCACTACTGTAACGGCACCGGCATG gagtcGGTGAACACAGGCCCGTTTATGATGCGCTCCACGTGTCGGCGCTGCGGTGGGCGGGGCTCAATCATCATCACGCCCTGTGTGATGTGCAGAGGAACAGGCAACACCAAGCAGAAAAAGAGCCTCATGGTGCCTGTACCTGCAG GAGTGGAGGACGGCCAGACGGTGAGGATGTCTTTAGGAAGTAAGCAGATCTACATCACGTTCAGA GTCCAGAGGAGTCCAGTGTTTCGGCGTAATGGGCCTGACATCCACTCTGATGTGATGATCTCCGTGGCTCAAGCCATCCTGGGAGGAACGGCTCGAGCCCAGGGCCTCTACGGGACGGTCGACATCGCG ATCCCTCCCGGGATTCAAACAGACCAGAAGATCTGTCTTGGTGGTAAAGGAATCGCCCGGGTGAATGGGTACGGCTACGGAGACCACTACGTCCACATGAAGATCAAAGTGCCCAA GAAGCTGACCCGGAGGCAGCGGGATCTGATCCTGAGCTACGCTGAAGAGGAGACGGACGTAGAGGGATCCGTGAACGGAGTGACCCGATCAGCACCAG caggctCCCAGCACACAGCGAAGGAATCCAGAGAGGAACCGAAGAGTGACGAAGAGCAGCCCGAGAAGGAGGAGGGCGGATTTTTCAACAGACTGAAAAAGATGTTCTCCTGA
- the dnaja3b gene encoding dnaJ heat shock protein family (Hsp40) member A3b isoform X2: MAASTVCRSVRCVSKALPRLNTSWTIVNSCRYENVSAPTLTWCRFYISGLDTSRRREENSVTLRGCAGFKSLCIFSLRTFHSSSVCHEQQDLYSVLGIPRTATQKEIKKAYYQLAKKYHPDTNPDDPQAKEKFAKLAEAYEVLSDEVKRKQYDTYGSAGPSASGAGQQYWRSGTTVDPEELFRKIFGEFAGAQGFGNFSSIFEQPLEYVMELTFTQAAKGVNKEITVNIEDDCPRCHGKGYEPGTKVTHCHYCNGTGMESVNTGPFMMRSTCRRCGGRGSIIITPCVMCRGTGNTKQKKSLMVPVPAGVEDGQTVRMSLGSKQIYITFRVQRSPVFRRNGPDIHSDVMISVAQAILGGTARAQGLYGTVDIAIPPGIQTDQKICLGGKGIARVNGYGYGDHYVHMKIKVPKKLTRRQRDLILSYAEEETDVEGSVNGVTRSAPGSQHTAKESREEPKSDEEQPEKEEGGFFNRLKKMFS; encoded by the exons atggccGCCTCCACAGTGTGTCGTTCTGTGCGCTGCGTGTCTAAAGCTTTACCTCGGCTCAACACGTCTTGGACAATCGTCAACTCCTGTAGATATGAAAATGTCTCCGCTCCGACTTTAACGTGGTGTCGTTTTTATATTTCTGGACTGGATACGAGTCgaaggagagaagaaaacagTGTGACATTGAGGGGGTGTGCAG ggttTAAGAGCCTCTGTATTTTCAGCTTACGCACCTTCCACAGCAGCTCGGTGTGCCATGAGCAGCAGGATCTCTACAGCGTGTTGGGAATCCCACGCACCGCCACACAGAAGGAGATCAAGAAAGCGTACTATCAG TTGGCGAAGAAATACCATCCCGATACAAACCCAGATGACCCGCAGGCCAAAGAGAAGTTCGCCAAGCTAGCAGAAGCATACGAG gttcTGAGTGACGAAGTGAAAAGAAAGCAGTACGATACGTACGGTTCGGCGGGGCCGAGCGCAAGTGGGGCGGGGCAGCAGTACTGGAGGAGCGGAACCACCGTGGACCCAGAGGAGCTTTTCAGGAAGATCTTCGGGGAATTCGCCGGAGCGCAAGGCTTCGGAAATTTCAGCTCCATTTTCGAACAGCCGCTCGAG tacgTCATGGAGCTGACGTTCACCCAGGCAGCCAAAGGAGTGAACAAGGAGATCACAGTGAACATAGAGGACGACTGTCCACGTTGCCATGGCAAAGGTTACGAGCCAGGCACCAAAGTCACACACTGCCACTACTGTAACGGCACCGGCATG gagtcGGTGAACACAGGCCCGTTTATGATGCGCTCCACGTGTCGGCGCTGCGGTGGGCGGGGCTCAATCATCATCACGCCCTGTGTGATGTGCAGAGGAACAGGCAACACCAAGCAGAAAAAGAGCCTCATGGTGCCTGTACCTGCAG GAGTGGAGGACGGCCAGACGGTGAGGATGTCTTTAGGAAGTAAGCAGATCTACATCACGTTCAGA GTCCAGAGGAGTCCAGTGTTTCGGCGTAATGGGCCTGACATCCACTCTGATGTGATGATCTCCGTGGCTCAAGCCATCCTGGGAGGAACGGCTCGAGCCCAGGGCCTCTACGGGACGGTCGACATCGCG ATCCCTCCCGGGATTCAAACAGACCAGAAGATCTGTCTTGGTGGTAAAGGAATCGCCCGGGTGAATGGGTACGGCTACGGAGACCACTACGTCCACATGAAGATCAAAGTGCCCAA GAAGCTGACCCGGAGGCAGCGGGATCTGATCCTGAGCTACGCTGAAGAGGAGACGGACGTAGAGGGATCCGTGAACGGAGTGACCCGATCAGCACCAG gctCCCAGCACACAGCGAAGGAATCCAGAGAGGAACCGAAGAGTGACGAAGAGCAGCCCGAGAAGGAGGAGGGCGGATTTTTCAACAGACTGAAAAAGATGTTCTCCTGA